TGCTCCTGATCAAGTTGGGATTCGTCGAAGGCAAGGTCCTCCAGCCCGCCGAGCTGAAGGCGCTGGCGGATCTGCCCTCGAAGGACGCGTTGCGGAGCCAGCTGGTCGGGGCCCTGCAGGGACCGGCCCAGCAGCTGGTCTCGCTCCTCACCGCGCCACAGCGGGAGCTGGTGCAGGTCCTGGAGGCGCGGAGCAAGAGCGGCGCCCAGTCGTCGACGGAGTCGCAGTAAACCACGACGTAGCATTCACAGGAGGCAGGCGAGATGGCGGCGAATATCGAAGAGATCGCGGAGAAGCTGGACTCGCTGACGTTGCTGGAGGCGTCCCAGCTTTCGAAGCTGCTGCAGGAGAAGTGGGGCGTGTCGGCGGCGGCCGCGGTGGCGGTGGCGGCCCCGGCGGCGGGCGGCGCGGCGGCGGGTGCCGGCGCGGCGGCCGAGGAGAAGACCGAGTTCGACGTGATGCTGAACGCGGCGGGCGAGAAGAAGATCCAGGTCATCAAGGTGGTGCGCGAGCTGACCGGTCTGGGTCTCAAGGAGGCCAAGGACCTCGTGGACGGCGCTCCGAAGGCGGTCAAGGAGAAGGTGGCCAAGGCGGAGGCGGCGGACATG
This is a stretch of genomic DNA from Candidatus Methylomirabilota bacterium. It encodes these proteins:
- the rplL gene encoding 50S ribosomal protein L7/L12 — protein: MAANIEEIAEKLDSLTLLEASQLSKLLQEKWGVSAAAAVAVAAPAAGGAAAGAGAAAEEKTEFDVMLNAAGEKKIQVIKVVRELTGLGLKEAKDLVDGAPKAVKEKVAKAEAADMKKKLEEVGATVEVK